A segment of the Pan paniscus chromosome 9, NHGRI_mPanPan1-v2.0_pri, whole genome shotgun sequence genome:
ataaataattcaaacaaCCCAATAGTAGGGAATAAACttcttaaaaaatgggcaaagtacctAAATAGGCAATTctcaaataagacatacaaatggcccataggtaaatgaagaaaagaaaaaggtcaacaaaattaatcatcagggaaatgcaaaataaaacctcaatgagatatcacctcatacatgttagaatgactattaacgaaaagacaaaagataaaaagtgttGGAGAGAATGGGGAGAAGGGGAACCCttgcacattgttggtgggaatgttagATAGTATaactattatggaaaacagtatggacagtcataaaaaaattaaaaatagaactatctatgatccagcaatcttactactgtgtatatatccaaatatatgaaatcagtatgttgaagacatGTTCATTctcatgttcattgtagcactatccACAATATCCCAGATATGGACTCAAAATAAGTGTCTatcgatggatgaatggatatagaaaatgtagtatatacacataatagaatactattcagtcttataaaagaaagaaattctgccatttgcaataacatggatgaacttagaggacataatgttaaatgaagtaagccaggcacagaaagacaaataccctGTTATCTTACTCACATGTTGAACACATAGAAGTAGAGTAGAATTGTGGCTAGGACCCTGGGGTGGGGTAAGGAGTAGAGgatggagagatgttggtcacAGGACACAAAAGTTCAGTTAGATAAGAGAactaagttcaagagatctattgtacaacatggtgattatagttaaAAGAGATGCATCtcattcttgaaaattgctaagagagcaggttttaaattttcttaccaCAACAAATGAGGTAAcgtatatgttaattagctcaatttacccattccacaatgtatacatattttaaaacatgttgtactgataaatataattttatttttcaataaaaaaaatttttaaatttataaaagggaaaaattagGTTTTAGACTACAACTATAGTATAGTCACTATTCTACATACTTATCATATTATAATATTTAGCAAATAGATATAGGAATTGatacagatgaaaataaatacaaatacagattcagatatagatacagatgtatagatatgtaaatttataaacaaagatgTATAGCTGTATATAACAAATTTTAACAGTAAAATTGCTTGAGAGCTCTGAGATTATAGTTTTATGAGCTCCATTTCAAGTTTgttttttcataatttctaatGCTTCCCAGAAGTAACATaggcttttaataaaataagtGTTAAAAATATGAGCAATATGctatttttctcataaaaaagTATCAACTATAATACACTGAGAAGGAATTGTGATTGGAGAAAATGTCACAGAGGAGATGACATGAGAATTAGATATGAAAGGAGGAATAAGAGTTTTCCACAAGTTGATGGAGGTTATCTCAAGAGAAGGCAGAGTACCCGAAGAGTATGGTATAACCTGAGAAAACTGACAAATTAATGGCCTGGTGTATCTAAAGCTCAGGTTGCATAGAAGGTATTGGGAAGTGTGGTTGTAAAAGCACGCAGAATTCACGTGAATAGACATCTTGAATGTCCTCCTGAGGAGGAGATCACTGAAGAACACAGCCTGACACTGAGAATGAAGGAGTTCCCTTTCTTCAGCATTTCCCCAGCACACACCACACCTTCAGAAGCCATATGTCATTTCCCAACACAAAAATGATCAGACTCAGGTTCCTCAAGGGTTGTTCTGCAAAATATGAATCACATAATTTATTTGCAATCCTCTATTATAGACATTCATGTTCATAGGATATAAATTATaacataatagaaataaatggaaaacctaGGAATCACTGATTCTAAGAATGTCACTTAGCTAGAATGAAGGACATAAAAGAATGGAGGTTTGTACATGACTTTACATGAATACAACGTGTCTCAGAGCTTCAGAAACTCAGTACAGGATGGCTGAACAAATTCCAATGCCAGAGCACTGTTCCCACTTTATTTCCGAAGATTATGATAGTGTTGTCCTATTAAGGATACATGACTTCTGAAAAATCAATCTATTCTCTCTCAGGCTCTGTGCAGGAGGTAGTTTGTTCAGTCAAACATTGCATTGCTTTCCTAGGttgtttaaaaaatggaagaataagCCCTGTAACTTCCCAGTTGACCTTGCTCCAGACATCGTACTCACTGAGTTATTTCCTACGGTATCAGCTGACCTCTCCCATCTACCACTTTCATACCCACTTACCAGATAGCTAGAGATTCTGAAAACTCAGTTCTTAAACCAaagttatttctgttttataaacaaaaaatgaacCACCTGTTCCTGGATTTGCTTGGTTTTGATCCCATAAATAATGGGATTCAGCATAGGTGGAGCCAGAATGCAGACATTAGCCAACGGGATGTGGATACAAGGTGGAATGTGGCGTCCAAACCTCTGGGTAAGGATTGTGAAGATGCCAGACCCATAAAAGAGGATGATGATGCAGACATGGGAGCCACATGTGTTGAGAGCTTTGTGGCGAGCATCTGGAGAAGGCAtgtggaagacagcatggagAATCAGCATATAGGAAACAAAAATTAGTACAACATCTAAGACCACCGTCGACATTAGAATGGAAAACCCATACCAAATGTTTATTCGAATGTCATTACATGCATATTTGGCTAGGCCAATGTGTTCACAAAAGGTGTGTGGAATAATATTATTCTGGCAGAAAGtcaatctttttaaaagaaatatgataGGGAAAATTGTACCATAACTTCTCAGAGAGACAGTCACACAAATTTTCTTGATCAGAGCATTTGTAAGAATGGTGGTGTACCTCAGTGGGTAGCATATGGCAATATAGCGGTCAAAGGCCATCACCAGCAAGATCCCTGACTCAGAGATGAAGGTGGAATGGATGAAGAAGAGCTGAGTGATGCAACGATCCAGGGAGATGTCCCCAGCGTGGAACCAGAAGATAGCTAAGGCCTGAGGAATGGTGCACGTGGAGAGGACAATGTCTGCTCCAGCCAGCATGCAGAGGAAGAGGTACATGGGT
Coding sequences within it:
- the LOC100980782 gene encoding olfactory receptor 52B4, giving the protein MPTVNHSGTSHTVFRLLGIPGLQDQHMWISIPFFISYVTALLGNSLLIFIILTKRSLHEPMYLFLCMLAGADIVLSTCTIPQALAIFWFHAGDISLDRCITQLFFIHSTFISESGILLVMAFDRYIAICYPLRYTTILTNALIKKICVTVSLRSYGTIFPIIFLLKRLTFCQNNIIPHTFCEHIGLAKYACNDIRINIWYGFSILMSTVVLDVVLIFVSYMLILHAVFHMPSPDARHKALNTCGSHVCIIILFYGSGIFTILTQRFGRHIPPCIHIPLANVCILAPPMLNPIIYGIKTKQIQEQVVHFLFIKQK